The Nicotiana tabacum cultivar K326 chromosome 5, ASM71507v2, whole genome shotgun sequence sequence ctctttatcatttctatctcttatcagacatttGTAACAGTTcgtagacttttcagacttgtattaggttttatagatgctcatgacttgtgacaccccggttagggctgtgttgggttgtacttctgcATTTTTATCGATATTATCTGTTACTTCGTATTATTAATCATGTCTTAGATTGTTTTACTGTTATTTTAACTGTTTAACGtcgaattgggaatagttggctggccttgtcttcacgagaggcgccatcacgaccgggtccgagtTAGGGTCATGACACTTTGAAACTTCAGCTAGTACGACTGTAGGACAAAaatttcagcttatttagtgttgaaatttttacaaatgaactaaaaacttcagcatcttctgctgaagtttttgaaaaagctttatgacaaaactaatgaattcaggacaaaacttcagcttatttagtgctgaagtttttacaaatgaattaaataacttcagcattttctactgaagtttttgaaaaagctttatgacaaaattaatgaatccaggacaaaacttcagcttatttagtgctgaagtttttacaaatgaactaaattaCTTCAGCattttctgctgaagtttttgaaaaagttttacgtcaaaactattgaatccagggcaaaacttcagctaaaacatgctgaagttcagcaaatagagaacaaaacttcagctagtaGAATGCTTAAGTTTAAAAATTACAAACAACTTCAGGCCCGTTTACTATAAtgctgaagtttgcgtgattgcctttgctattTCAGGCCCGTATGCCTGAAGTTTACGCGAAAAGTGaatacgcttgcaattttttttgcaaagcagaTATaaattaaaacgtgacccaaaaagcggatatagatgcaaatccccAGCAAGGATACTGTGTTTGTTGTTTAGCCAAAAAATCCCATCAGGCCTGAATCAGAAAGCGAAAGCTCACAGCCAAGTACAGCAAATTGATATTTATGCCCTTATTTTGTTTGAAAAAATATCACACCAAAATATCGGAGCCTAAGATAAAACAAAGGCCAAAGATAATAAAAACCTCAAAGAAATTTGAGTTCAAATTTAATTACGATTATTCCATAAGTTTAGGGTACTTTGCACTCATAAGTCGAAGCTTTGAGTCACGTGAAATATAAGTGAGACCACTATACAAGTGAAATGAAGTTTAGAATCCTACTTGTATTTAATGGACAAAATAACAAATTAAAGAACATACCTATTTTTAGTTATTGTCAGTGCACATAAATTAACTACATTCTGTACTAACAAATTAGTTGGAATTGActatataaattttttatatcAACTGGACTTTATTTGGACCTATTTTATATATGGAATTAAAATTTTCCTTTTGATGAGTGGTGTTTCTGATATTGGTTCTCTATGCATTGTTCGAaatgaaaggaaaaggaaaagcaaaTAAGCGGTGTTTGGtgcgaagaaaaatatttttcggaaaatgcttttcaattttctcatatttggttggcttaaatgctttggaaaatattttcctcatgaaCTTATTTTTCTCTAATTcagaggaaaatgttttccctatcaagagaagaaaaaaatattttccaaaactctttttttAACTCTCCGAACCCTATTCCCCATCCCCACCAATCCACCCTCCCCATATCTTCATATATTTTTTACAATAAGATCCAAGGTAACAAATTGTAAATACGTGGcgaacatcttattaacttgAATTTTCTTCGATgtgaatattaatattatattttataagaTAACTCCACTATAGAAAAAAagtaagaaagaaaaacaaaccaATGTAATATTAATCCTATATTTTGCGAGATAACTATActatagataaaaaaaaattaaggtcccttattaaagtttggctttaggccacgaGTTTTATTCAGACGCCTTTGGtaacacattagttcctttgggtttgtgtgaattttttagaagaataattaaattgttTAAGAAAATAGAGTCCTGAAAACTTTGAGTATTTAGAGGGGAGGGGGGAGCGAGGAAACATGAAGACTTGGGGGAAggggtgaggagagtagcataaaagatattttcctaaaaatatattttctattttctaaccaaacactaaaaaatatttttcggaaaaagtttttcactcaccaaTCAAACATGgacaaaataaatgataaaaccaCTTATTTTCCATGGAAAACATTTCCTTTCCTGCCAACACATACCACCCTAAGTAGAAGGAATTGAAGAGATTTTTGGTTGAAGAGGAAATTAATtggaaaaagaaaaccttttacCAATTTTTTCTTTGGAATCAGACTGTGGAAGTGGGCTTAATTGGAAAATAAtgtttctttcttatttgttcttAATCTTTTTTATACAAAACAAATACTCCTAACAGAGGATAATTTCCGTTTATCCTTTCTTTTCCTAATTACCCAACAGTATAGATTCTCAGCCTAAAGTCTTAAGCCCTGTTtgtccataatttttttttaaattcttttatCAAAAATGTGTTTGTCCGTGAAATTTTGTaagattttgaaggaaaaaaaaaatcaaaaatgagatattttttttagaaaaaacccactttttcaaaattttcagaatttttttttcctactcacaaattgtaatattttttcaagtgaaatgcatgtccaaatataatttcaaattcgaatatcattTTTCAATGTAACTccaaacataatttttttttaaattactttttttatgtccaaacgcctactaaagctataatatttttttcccttttttgttctctccttttctttctatAATATAATGACTTGGCAATCTCTATGATCTTGAAAAACAAAAAGTATAGTATTTGAAAACATGCTTTATTATGCTCAAAGAAAGAGTAACAATAGAAGATAACTTTTTATTTCGGGACcaatttgattattttatttgCTGCAAATAAAtgtaattacttcctatagcgtGTAACTTCGAGAAAAAGTTTGTTtcttgaaaataaaattaaagaaataaacatttaaataaaaaatgatagaagttatttaattttgttttttaaaatattaaaaaagaataTAATGAATCTTTGTCAAAAGACAAATTAGTTTTAACATTTTCTTGATATCCCCATTCAACTACATTTTGGTTGCgacattatttttttaattgtaagTTTGACTATTTAAGTGTAATATTGGACATTGATcaattcatcccttgtattattAAGCTCATTTTAAAAGATTATACTATTAGTTATGAATTAAACTTTTGCAATTTGAAATATAGAAGGCATATTTTCATTTGAATAAAAAATCTCTGGAAAAGAATGAAAGGTGAGAATTAGCCGCCTGTTAGGATAGAAATAACCAAGTGTCATGTGGAAGCTGGTAAAGCAAACCCTTGACAATAAAAGAGAAATATATtaaaagagacacaaatatttaacatggttcaatcaattgacctacgtccacagACGGATATGAGCAatctactatataaaagagagtacaaaatatcgagataactacctcacaaagaggcaaacacaagtagCAGGCTAACACTTGTCTCGAAATTCTCCCACAAACAAGATTCTCAAAtcccatatggctacattgtgaaTGTTACTAAATGAAAAGGAAGGATCCTTAATTTATAAAAgtccaaaatattttcctccaagaAAAATGACTAACCAAATATAAGagatttataatttccttctaaaaaaaagaaaaacttaattATGACAAATATATTATCCTTTCTATCGAGTGATAAAAAACCAAATTTAATAAGAAAATCAGAACAAAAACTTAACACTTCCTGTAATTTGGCATCTAGTAGTCTTTCTAAAACCGAGTTCTTTTTATAGCCTAAATAGCTTTAAACTTTTGTATTGACCCGGATGAAAAATAGTTATCCATTACTTACTGGCAGAGTTAATAATTGAAAATATAGGTAAAATAGTTGAGGTGCACCTTACACTGCCgttaaggtagaaggttagtaaATAGTCGAAGAGCAATTACTTTCCTATGGGATAGGCATGGTGACAATTTGGAGCACCTTATCTGCTCCACCTTCTATGTATCAGTTGTATTAGTATTATTCTCGTATTATCCTATTCCGTAATTTTTTTAATACGAAAAAGGGCCTAAAATGCCCTTTTACTATATGAAATAAGACAGGCTAGCCCTCCGttaaaagttggtctctattctgCCCTTACCGTCAACAAATGGGCTCGTATATGCCCTCCATCACTAACGGAAGACTCATAAAGCCACGTGGAATATATGTAAGGGCAAATTAGACCTAGTTCGAATTGTACAGGGGCATATATGAGTCAGTTATAATAGTCATTTCTCAAACACTTCACAACTCCATATCAGTTTACTTAGACACCTATTTGACGACACCAAACTAATTATCATAGCAAATAAACTCAGTCATAGACACAACAAATGAACGACAATGATTTTATTAAATTCTTGTATAAAAACATAAAGCTTCATtacataataaaatacaacaattaagccACAATAACACTAACATTACATATCATTTCGCACTGATCCAAAGAACATAACAAGACATCCCAATATCACACACATGAAAATCTATATCTTCTTCCGAAATTTAGCATCAAACATAACTGAGTACTCTAAATCGGTCACTTTCTTCATTAGAACATTTTTTTCTAATTCCAAGGCTTCTATTCCTCCATGATCGATGAGCATCATAATATTCTCAAGATCAAATTTCCCTCTAGAGAGCATTtctttcacggattagagcttccttttccttctttaaatcGCATATGAGATTTGAAACTGTAGGAGGAAGCTCTTCATCTTGCCATTCCCAATAGGAATATTTTTCAtcctaaaaaccaaaaataaataaaacaaatttacAAGCAAATCGGAATAATTAAAAAAACCCATaaaaaaattacttacctcatgcttcGGGCGCTTGAAAAACCTTCTCCTAGCATTTAAAGGTGCCCATGCCATGAAATAATTGGCAGTAAGTCCGTAATAACACCTCCTATTCGACCCATTTGAGCTACTAGAACATTCCGACATTGTCTTTTATTGTCTTTTGTTATGATTCGACCCTTTTGAGCTACTAGGATTTAATGAAGTCATTGCCGTTCATTTGAATGTTTGTGTCTATGACTTAGTTTATTTGTTGTGATAATTAGTTTGGTGTTGTTAAATAGATGTCTAAGTAAACTGATACGGAGTTGTGAAGTGTTTGAGAAATTACTATTATAATTGACTCATATATGCTCCTGTACAATTCGAACTAGGTCTAACTTGCCCTCACATATATTCCACATGACTTTATGAGTTTTCCGTTAGTGATGGAGGGCATATACGAGCCCATTTGTTGACGGCAAGAGCAGAATAAAGACCAACTTTTAATGGAGGGCTAGCCTGTCCTATTTCATAAAGTAAAGGGGCATTTTAGGCCCTTTTCCGTTTTTAATATTACATACATCTTATTATTTTGATGTCGTTACTGTTTCATTTCTCCGTTATTTCCAACATGGCCTCTTCACTACTATTTTTCTCCTTCAAACTTGTTTTACTTTTTCCTTACGTCGAGAGTCTATCAAAAACAATTTATCTATCTCACGTGCACGGGCAAGGTCTATGTAAACGCTATCCTCCCAGACTATTCGTGTGGGATTACCCAGGTGTTGTTGGTCTCTGCTCTCTCTAAATGCTAGTGCTTATAACTGACACTTGTTTGCAGCCTCCTATGTAAAGTCGAGAATCAGATTTTTTTCCCTTCATAAAAACTATAAATATATCATAGTACTACTTTACTCTTGAGGGAAAtgttaaaaagaaaagagaagagaatatAATATAAATTTGTTTCACTGAGAATTGTTTGAAGAAGAATAGTTGGTTAAGTTTGTGTTTGAAGTTATCTGTAAAGAAGAAGAGTTGGTCTTTTACTTCATTTGTAGGTCACCATATATTTTTCTTCCTTCTGTTTTCTTGGTATTTCTCCAAAGTGTAAGCTTTCAAGTCCATGGTTACTTTACAATTGTCTGCATTATTACTTCATTCATCCCCCCCCCCTTCCAATTATCCaacaatatgaaaaataattGCAACAGTTCATttgtactttaaaaaaaaaaaattgtggtgATTATCTCATTATGTGAAGGATAAGGATGGTGATACATTTGCACTAATGTGTTCTATATTTCTCAAGACTTCATCTTTTCTTGGAttggtcttttttttttggaggGTGGGGTGGGGCTCTTCTTGCTTTTAGTTCTTTTTCTCCAAATATTTGAGCTGAAGATATAAAATTATGAATTTATCTTATTAAGTTGATTaataatattcttttttttttttaattgttattcTAAATTCTATGGATGCAGAGTTTGATCTTGATGGCTTACCAAATTTGAGCTGAAGTAGTGAGAACTTCCCAAGTTCTGAAGCAATTGCAGTGTATCACAAAGCTCAAAGTGTAATTTTCTTACTTCTTTCAGTGTTCAAATATTAGTTTTTGCTGATGGAAAAGCATTTAGGACTACAAAATCTTCTAGTTTTGGCTTTTATATTACTCTCAGTCAGCTTCTCAGAGCAACTACAATCTTCGCAAGTAGAGACTCTATTGAGGAttcaaaatcttctgaattatcCACCTGCTTTGAGTAGTTGGAACAATGACACACATTTCTGTAAAACTGAGCCAAGTTCAACTGTTACTGTTATCTGCTATGAGGAAAGCATTACTCAGCTTCATATAATAGGGGTAAAAGGGGCTTCTGCATTTCCAAAGTACTTCTCGATCGATTCGTTTGTCACTACACTTGTTAAACTACCCAGCTTGAAAGTTCTAAGATTAGTTTCCCTTGGTTTATGGGGGCCATTGCCTAGTAAACTTTCAAGACTTTCATTACTGGAGATATTAGACCTAAGTTCAAATTACTTTCAGGGTGACATACTCCGAGAAATTTCATCGTTAACGAGCCTCCAAACTTTAGTATTAGATGGTAATAAGTTCACCGGAAAACTTCCAAATGGCATTGGTTCGCTAATGGTTTTGGCAGTTTTGAGTGTGAAGAACAATTCTTTAGATGGACATTTACCTGATACACTTCAAGATTTGCATAATCTTCGCTTACTTGCACTTTCGAGGAATAATTTTACTGGTGATGTGCCTGATCTTAGCAGTCTAGAAAACCTTCAGGTTCTGGATTTGGCAGATAACTCTTTTGGGCCTAAATTTCCTCGAGTTAGCAGCAAAATTCAAAGCATTGTGTTGAGGAACAATAAGTTCACTGCAGGCATTCCAGAGAAAGTTCAATCCTACAATCATCTTGAACATATGGATATTTCTTTAAACAGATTTATGGGGCCGTTTCCTCCGTCTTTGTTATCTTTGCCATCGATCACTTATCTTGACGTTGCAGGAAATAAGTTTACGGGAATGGTTTTTGAAGATAATCAATGCAATGCCGGATTGGATTTTGTGGATTTATCGACTAACCTGTTGAGTGGAAGATTACCTAGTTGTCTTGTGACCGGTTCTAAGCACAGGATTGTGCATTTCTCTAATAACTGTTTAGCAACTGGAGACAGTAGTCAACATCCATTTTCTTTCTGTCGGAATGAAGCATTGGCTGTCGGTATCTTACCTCATCATCACAAACAAAAACCATCTTCAAAAGTGGTTCTTGCTTTGATCATTTGTGGTAGTATCACGGGTGTTGTGCTAGTTTGTGCAACTATTTTGATTGTCAGGAACTTTCTTGCGAAGGAAGCTGCACGAAAAACCCCAACAAGATTAATAGTAGAAAATGCATCATCTGCATATACCTTGAAGTTATTCACAGATGCAAGTAAGATTCCTCTCTTCTTTCTGTATTCTCTATCACTTAACTCGGCCACCCAATACGTTGATTGAAACGGTCATATAGTGAATGCTCAAGCGGAAAGGGGTTAAAAGCAAAGTTAATTTCAGGTTTTGAGCACAAAGATTGTTTGGATTGACATCCAAGTTCTTGTCTTAGCATAGAAGCATAGTACAGTAGTCTTGGCTTTCCTGCATGCGAAGTGCAGAATAGGAAAGGGAAAAAGCCTAAATAAACAAAGTTTCCTTTTGATCCTAACTTCAGCTTATTTGCCACATTGTTTTTCTTCTCTATGTACAAGGATATGTTACTCAAGCAATGAAGCTGGGATCACTTAGCCTTCCGTCTTATCGGACCTTTTCCTTGGAAGAGCTTAAGGTAGCAACAAACAACTTTGATGCAGCAACTTTTATAGGCAACAATTCTGACGGCCAGGTATTGCATTTCAAAATTACCTAGTACCTTACGTTGTCCTTACTTTTTCTTTCTTACCGTACTATGTCATGGTACTATCATCCTTGATCGTTTTGGCACCAAAAAATGAGCTATAGAATGATACATGTTCAGCTGCTTTAGAAATGATACGGCCATCTCTCTCGGTTGCACAATCCCATTACATCGTTCTATTCGTGCTTGAAAAACAACCCCATCGGTCCGCTCCTTTAAATGGATACTCTTACCCGTCCTCCGAGGGTTAACATCCCATAGATCAGGTGGTGAACTCTTAATCTGATATGTTACACTATACCTTATCCTGTTTAGGTAGTTATAGAAGAATTCCTCTCTCATTCTACAACCAATCACTTGTTTAGATGAGTGCGTGTCAACAAGGTATGACACGATATAAGCTCCTCGTAGGGATATACTCATATTCGAGCGAAAGTAAGAGCTGCAAAAATAAACTACATATATGAACAATCTTGTGAAAGCTTGATAGACAAACAGGGGCGGAGGTAGAAGCCTAAGTGCGGGTTCAgccgaacccagtaacttttgctcAAACATTATATTTGTGTTAAGAAATTTActaaatttatataaatattaaatttagaacccaGTTAGTAGCAATGCTCGCTCCACCTCTGTAGACAAAGGCTCATAAACTtgctgattttcttttctttttttttgaattcagaCATACAGAGGTCAGCTGAAAGATGGTTCACACATCGCAATTAGACGCCTGAAAATGAAGCAAGGCAACAGTAGTCAAAATGTTATGCATCATATCGAACTGATGTCAAAACTTAGACACCATCTGGTCAGCACTCTTGGACACTGCTTCGAGTGCTACTTGGATGATTCAAGTGTTAGCAGGATATTTCTCGTCTTCGAATATGTACCAAATGGGAACCTAAGGAGCTGGATCTCTGGT is a genomic window containing:
- the LOC107765623 gene encoding LOW QUALITY PROTEIN: putative inactive leucine-rich repeat receptor-like protein kinase At3g03770 (The sequence of the model RefSeq protein was modified relative to this genomic sequence to represent the inferred CDS: deleted 2 bases in 1 codon); this encodes MEKHLGLQNLLVLAFILLSVSFSEQLQSSQVETLLRIQNLLNYPPALSSWNNDTHFCKTEPSSTVTVICYEESITQLHIIGVKGASAFPKYFSIDSFVTTLVKLPSLKVLRLVSLGLWGPLPSKLSRLSLLEILDLSSNYFQGDILREISSLTSLQTLVLDGNKFTGKLPNGIGSLMVLAVLSVKNNSLDGHLPDTLQDLHNLRLLALSRNNFTGDVPDLSSLENLQVLDLADNSFGPKFPRVSSKIQSIVLRNNKFTAGIPEKVQSYNHLEHMDISLNRFMGPFPPSLLSLPSITYLDVAGNKFTGMVFEDNQCNAGLDFVDLSTNLLSGRLPSCLVTGSKHRIVHFSNNCLATGDSSQHPFSFCRNEALAVGILPHHHKQKPSSKVVLALIICGSITGVVLVCATILIVRNFLAKEAARKTPTRLIVENASSAYTLKLFTDARYVTQAMKLGSLSLPSYRTFSLEELKVATNNFDAATFIGNNSDGQTYRGQLKDGSHIAIRRLKMKQGNSSQNVMHHIELMSKLRHHLVSTLGHCFECYLDDSSVSRIFLVFEYVPNGNLRSWISDRHAKRRLTWTQRIATAIGVARGIQFLHTRIVPGIFSNNLKITDIVLDQNLVAKTCSYNLPILSENVKENFQNLSSGSKELKSVRANYEDKSDVFDFGVILLEIISGRQINTKNEARFIQNQLQESIMANEVERKNVVDPAIRNYCLDESLKTMIEICSRCLLQDAEDRPSVEDAIWNLQFAAQVQDALKRDSSSSDASPISPLQPSNQLIMQEQKLANLV